Proteins encoded within one genomic window of Ovis aries strain OAR_USU_Benz2616 breed Rambouillet chromosome 1, ARS-UI_Ramb_v3.0, whole genome shotgun sequence:
- the LOC101108092 gene encoding glutathione S-transferase Mu 1, which yields MPMILGYWDIRGLAHAIRLLLEYTDTNYEERQYSMGDAPDYDRSQWLNEKFKLGLDFPNLPYLIDGTHKLTQSNAILRYIARKHNMCGETEEEMIRMDILENQVMDVHLAMARICYSPDFENLKPGFLKEIPEKIKLFSEFLGKRPWFAGDKLTYVDFLVYDVLDIHRIFEPKCLDAFPNLKDFISRFEGLKKISAYMKSSRFLPSPLFQKLAVWGNK from the exons ATGCCCATGATTCTGGGTTACTGGGACATCCGCGGG CTGGCCCATGCCATCCGCCTTCTCCTGGAGTACACAGACACAAACTATGAGGAGAGACAGTACTCGATGGGAGATG CTCCTGACTATGACAGAAGCCAGTGGCTGAATGAAAAATTCAAGCTGGGCCTGGACTTCCCCAAT CTGCCCTACTTAATCGATGGGACTCACAAGCTCACCCAGAGCAATGCCATTCTTCGGTACATCGCTCGCAAGCACAACATGT gtggggagacagaggaggagatgattcGTATGGACATTTTGGAGAACCAGGTTATGGATGTCCACTTGGCCATGGCCAGGATCTGCTACAGCCCCGACTTT GAGAATCTGAAGCCCGGTTTCTTGAAGGAGATCCCTGAAAAGATCAAGCTGTTCTCAGAGTTTCTGGGGAAGAGGCCTTGGTTTGCAGGGGACAAG CTCACCTATGTGGATTTCTTGGTTTACGACGTCCTTGACATACACCGCATATTTGAGCCCAAGTGCCTGGACGCGTTTCCAAACCTGAAAGATTTCATCTCTCGTTTTGAG GGCCTGAAGAAGATCTCTGCCTACATGAAGTCCAGCCGCTTCCTCCCAAGCCCTCTGTTCCAGAAGCTTGCCGTGTGGGGCAACAAGTAG